In the Armatimonadota bacterium genome, GCCGTGGCCATCCCGACGGTGGCCAGCACGATGATCGGCGCCAGCGTGTTGGGCAGGATGTGCCGGATCAGGATGCGCCCGTCGCCCACGCCGACCGCCCGGGCGGCGTGCACGAAGTCCAGCTCGCGCAGCACCAGCACCTGCCCGCGCACCACCCGCGCGTAGGTCGTCCACGCCACCAGGCCCAGCGCGATCATCACGTTCACCAGGCTGGGTCCCAGCACGGCGATGATGCCGATGGCCAGGACGATCACCGGGAACGCCAGGAACACGTCGACCGTACGCATGAGCACGCTGTCGACCCACCCGCCGTAGTAGCCCGCCGCCAGGCCCACGAGGGTGCCCAGCGTGGCCGCGATGCCCACGGCCACCAGCCCCACCTGGAGCGAGATGCGCGTCCCGTAGATCAGGCGCGCCAGGATGTCACGGCCGACCGCGTCGGTGCCCAGCAGATGCCCGCCGACGCCCGGGGGCGCCGCCGGGTGGGCGTAGTCGATCGCCAGCGGGTCGGTCGGCGCGAGCAGGGGCGCGAAGATCGCCAGCAGGACGATGCCGGCGATGATGCCCATCCCCAGCATCGCCAGCCGGTGACGGCGCAGCCGACGCCAGGCCGCCGCCCAGGAACTCTCGTGGCGGGCGGCACCGGCGGTGGCCCGTCCGGCCGCTTCGGCGCGCAACGGGGATGCGCTGTCACCCATGCCGCGACGTCGCGGCCGGCTCGCAGCGGCCGGCGCCCTCACTGATAACGGATCCGCGGGTCGATGACCGCATAGAGCACGTCGACCGCCAGGTTGGCGCAGATGCGCACCACGGCGATCATGAGCACCACGCCCTGCACGACGGGAAAGTCCCGCTGGAAGATCGAGCGGATCGCCAGCCGCCCGATGCCCGGCCAGGCGAAGATCGTCTCGGTGATCACCGCCCCGCCGAGCAACGCGCCGAACTCGAGGCCGACGACCGTCACCACGGGGATCAGCGCGTTGCGCAGGGCGTGGCGCAGCACCACCCGCGGGCCGGGGAGGCCCTTGGCCCGCGCCGTCCGGATGTAGTCCTGGCCGATCACCTCGAGCATGGCGCTGCGGGTGAGCCGCGTGATCACCGCCGCCAGCGCCGAGCCCAGCGTGACTGCCGGTAGGACCAGGTGCGCGGCGGCCGTGGCCAGCGCCGACGGGTCGCCCGTGGTCACCAGGGTGACCAGGCCACCGACGAGCGACTCCGGGCGCCCCGACGCCGGCAACCACCCCAGCCGCAGCGCGAACAGGAAGATCAGCATGACGCCCAACCAGAAGTTGGGCATGGAGATGCCCAGCAGCGCCGCGACGGTGCCGGCCGTGTCGACCACGGTGTACTTGCGGATCGCCGAGACCACCCCGGCGGGGATCGCAATGGCCAGGGCGACCGCGATGGCCGCCAGCGTCAGCTCGATGGTGGCCGGGAGACGCTCGCGGATCAGGCGGCTCACCGGCTCGTCGGATGCGAGGGAGAGCCCCAGGTCGCCGGTGACCACGCGCCGCAGGAACTTCAGGTACTGCACCGGGATGGGCTGATCGAGCCCCAGCACCTGCCGCAGGCGGACGATCTCGTCGGGGGTGGCCTGCTCGACCCCGATCATGATGACGATCGGATCGCCGGGGACCAGCCGGATGATCGTGAAGATCACGACCGAGATCCCAAACAGCAGCGGGACCATGGCCAAAAGGCGCCGCGCGATGTAGCGACCCACTAGCGTGTCCTTGCGGTCGCCGGCCGGAGCACGGCCCGCGTGGACGATCCAGACGACGTCACCGCGGTGGGTGGCGGACGGGCGGGCGCGGACGCTGTCGCAGTGCCCGCGCCCGCCCGGTCACGGATCCTACGGCCGCGCCGTCTTGACGTCGATCCCGTAGGGCGTCTTCAACACGATCCAGCCGCTCACGTGCGGCTTGAACCCCACGACCGCCTTCCGGGTGGCGTAGGTGCGCTTCTCGTGGAAGAGGAAGACCATGGGCGCGTCCTGGACGATCAGCCGCTGCGCCTCGCGGTAGATGCGCACCCGCTCGGCCTGGTTG is a window encoding:
- a CDS encoding ABC transporter permease, which translates into the protein MGDSASPLRAEAAGRATAGAARHESSWAAAWRRLRRHRLAMLGMGIIAGIVLLAIFAPLLAPTDPLAIDYAHPAAPPGVGGHLLGTDAVGRDILARLIYGTRISLQVGLVAVGIAATLGTLVGLAAGYYGGWVDSVLMRTVDVFLAFPVIVLAIGIIAVLGPSLVNVMIALGLVAWTTYARVVRGQVLVLRELDFVHAARAVGVGDGRILIRHILPNTLAPIIVLATVGMATAIIAEAALSFLGLGVQPPTPSWGTMLNEGRGFLRTAPHISTFPGLAIMLTVLGFNFLGDGLRDALDPRL
- a CDS encoding ABC transporter permease, with product MGRYIARRLLAMVPLLFGISVVIFTIIRLVPGDPIVIMIGVEQATPDEIVRLRQVLGLDQPIPVQYLKFLRRVVTGDLGLSLASDEPVSRLIRERLPATIELTLAAIAVALAIAIPAGVVSAIRKYTVVDTAGTVAALLGISMPNFWLGVMLIFLFALRLGWLPASGRPESLVGGLVTLVTTGDPSALATAAAHLVLPAVTLGSALAAVITRLTRSAMLEVIGQDYIRTARAKGLPGPRVVLRHALRNALIPVVTVVGLEFGALLGGAVITETIFAWPGIGRLAIRSIFQRDFPVVQGVVLMIAVVRICANLAVDVLYAVIDPRIRYQ